The Anaeromusa acidaminophila DSM 3853 genome includes the window TGCAAAACAAGCGACAGTAGCAGAACTGAAAGAAAAACTGACCAGTGCCAAAGGCGCTGTATTAGTAAACTATCGTGGTCTCACTGTTGCTCAAGACACTAAATTGCGCCGTCAACTGCGTGAAGCTGGCGTGGACTACCGTGTTGTCAAAAACACGATGACCCGCATTGCTGCTCAGGAAGCGGGCCTGGAAGGTTTGGACGTCTATTTGGAAGGTCCGACCGCCATGGCAATTTCCACAACCGATCCTGTAGCTCCTGCCAAAATCATTACTGATTTTGTGAAAGAGCATAAACTACAGGTATTGGAAGTTAAAGCGGGCTTGGTGGAAGGTAATGTCATCGATGAAAAAGGTGTCAAAGCCCTTGCCAGCTTGCCGTCCCGGGAGGTCCTTATTGCCAAGATGCTCGGCAGCATGCAGTCCCCGATCACGGGCCTGGTCAACGTGCTCCAAGGAAACATCCGCAATTTGGTCTATGCATTGGATGCAGTTCGCCAACAAAAAGAGTCGGCGTAAGGCATAAAGAAGGCCGATGGCCTTCCAAGTTTCTGTTAGCAAAAATTTAAACATTTTGTT containing:
- the rplJ gene encoding 50S ribosomal protein L10, producing MAITAAKQATVAELKEKLTSAKGAVLVNYRGLTVAQDTKLRRQLREAGVDYRVVKNTMTRIAAQEAGLEGLDVYLEGPTAMAISTTDPVAPAKIITDFVKEHKLQVLEVKAGLVEGNVIDEKGVKALASLPSREVLIAKMLGSMQSPITGLVNVLQGNIRNLVYALDAVRQQKESA